A segment of the Pseudomonadota bacterium genome:
ACTCCCTTATAAACTCACTCCACGTTGTCTTTGTTTCGCTGAAATGCTTATCTATTGTATAGACTGCCTGACGGATGGCTTCGAGTTCATTCGGTCTGTCTGAAAAGTCAATTTGCCGATCTCTGCCACCTTTGGACTTGAGGATATATATAATACTTGATGAAGGATTAGACAGGACTGATTCAACAACCTTCCTGATGTCACCGGTACGGGCGCCAGTCTCTTTTTGAATGATAGCTCCTGACTTGTAGGGGTCCCTCATAAAGCCAATAACCTTATCTGGAAAACCGAAAGGTATGGTCCGGCATGAGGGTACTGCTAAACTTACCCATAGGCGCCTGCTGTCGTTGATATATGCAATAAGGTCATCACGATTGAGTGCACGGAAGAATTTATTGAGTGCTGAGGCATTTTCTCTGACAGTTTTCTCAGTGTAATTTCTGTCAATAAGGTTCTGAAAGTGGGTCTCAATATGTTCGGTGGTAATCTTGTCAATCGTATTTACGTTAGCTGGCACCAATACCCTATCTCTGAAATTATTGAAGATGCCGGTATAACGCTGAAGGGTTTTATAATTGTGGATATAGGGGCTGCTTTGCTGGAAAGGTTTGAACGTTCTCCGGGGCATGCCGATACCTTGTTCAAGATACCTTACCGTTCTCCCGATTGCATAGCGCAGACCACTTCTGTAGTTTACGTCAGGGACGTTGGTTTTGTTATGTTTCATATAGTTTACCTCCTCTAATAATATTACCAGGGCACAGTACTCCCTTGGTCTTGCTCATTTAGTTTTGGTTAATAGCTCTTAAAGTGAGCCGCACTTCCACTACCTTCTTAAAATAAAAAGCTTCCCTCGTGGATGAGAAACTTGCTAATAACCTCTTAATTTTACTTGATTTTTTTGTGTAGGTTTTTACGATATTATTGTTTTTTAGTTTTATAGTATGTTTTTTTGAAGCAAGTTACCTTAAAGGCAGCCTCTTTGAAAAGCATTGTTGGGTATCCGATGGCCGATAGAAGGTTTATCAGCTATATAGACATCCTCTAATACCTTTATAAATAGTTGTTTTATATAGTTATGTTACAGTGTGTTATAACCCCTTACCCTGTACAATTTCTATACAGGGCAGGCAGGGTTTTTAAAATACTTTTTCGTAAGCCTACAAAAATCTATCTATATATATATTACCATTTTCTTTAAAAAAAATACCAAGAAACCCTAGTGGGACTATTTCTATAGACAAGATTTTTGAGGATTGTTTTTTTGGCAAAAAAGGGTCTTTTCGAATAGAGAAAAATCTACAGGACAGGACCCAGAATGAGGGGTTTCCCTGTCCCGTAGATTTAGACAATAGCTCGTAAAGTG
Coding sequences within it:
- a CDS encoding integrase domain-containing protein; this encodes MKHNKTNVPDVNYRSGLRYAIGRTVRYLEQGIGMPRRTFKPFQQSSPYIHNYKTLQRYTGIFNNFRDRVLVPANVNTIDKITTEHIETHFQNLIDRNYTEKTVRENASALNKFFRALNRDDLIAYINDSRRLWVSLAVPSCRTIPFGFPDKVIGFMRDPYKSGAIIQKETGARTGDIRKVVESVLSNPSSSIIYILKSKGGRDRQIDFSDRPNELEAIRQAVYTIDKHFSETKTTWSEFIREYTREVKRAAVKAGEIYCGPHAFRANYAEGRYETMIGDSDDREKEKAVLKTITEELGHSRLSMVKYYIPTFRRD